CGTCGTCGCTCCCGCCATCCTGGCTCCGCTCCTCCTTCACAGGCCCCGGCAAACCGGTGTAGCCCGCTCTCGCGCGGTACTACAACGCGATCACTAGCGATTCGCTTCGGCGAGTCGCTTTTCTACGTACGGAACAAGCCCGCCGGCGTCGATGAGCGATTGCATGAACGGCGGGAATTGCGCCGCTTGGTACGACGTGCCGCGCGTGATGTTGCGAATGACGCCGGTCGCCGGTTCGAGTTCGATTTCGTCACCGTTTTCGATGCCGTCGACCGCTTCGCTCGATTCGAAGATGGGCAAGCCGATGTTCAGCGCGTTGCGATAGAATATGCGCGCGAAGCTCTTGGCGATAACGGCCGAGGTGCCGGAGCCTTTGATCGCGATCGGCGCGACCTCGCGGCTCGAACCGCAGCCGAAGTTCGTATCGGCGACGATAATGTCGCCCGCTTTCATGCGTGCCGTGTATTCGGGGTCGATGCCTTCGAGCGCGTGTTTGCCGAGCTCCGCCGGATCGATGATGTTGCAGTATTTACCGGGGATGATCACGTCGGTATCGACGTTCTTGCCGAACTTGTGCACGTGTCCGCGTAGTGTGGATTCCACGATGGTTCCTTTTCGAGCGTTGCGAGCTAGACGAGTGCGGCGTCGACGACGCGCGGATCGGTGATGATGCCGGTCAGCGCGGACGCGGCACAGGTAGCGGGCGATGAGAGATAGACTTCGGACTTGGGCGAGCCCATGCGGCCCACGTAGTTGCGATTGGTCGTGGAGAGCGCGCGCTCGCCGTCGCCGAGGGTGCCCATGTGCCCGCCGAAGCAGGCGCCGCAGCCGGGGGTGTTCACCGCGCAACCGGCAGCGGCCAGGATCGTGAGAATGCCCTCTTCGGCTGCCTGCATCCAGACTTTTTGCGAACCTGGGTTGACGATGACGCGCACGTTCGGCGAAATGCGTTTGCCTTGAAGAATCTTCGCGACGACCCGCAGATCCTCGATGTACCCGTTGGTGCACGAGCCGATAAAGACTTGGTCTAAGGGAATGTCTTCGCGCGTTACCTGGGAGACGGGATGGACGTTGTCGGGCGTGTGCGGGCACGCGATTTGCGGTTCGAGATCGTCAACGTCGATCGCGATGACGCGCTCGTATATCGCATCGTTATCGGCGCGTTCGACCATGAACGGGCGATCGGTGCGCTCCTGAACGTAGGCAATCGTTTTCTCGTCGGCGTGGAAGATGCCGTTCTTCGCGCCGGCTTCGATCGCCATGTTGGCCATCGTAATGCGGCCGGTGATCGAGAGCGCGTCGACGGTGCTTCCGTGGTATTCGATCGCACGGTAGGTCGCGCCGTCGATGCCGAGTTCGCCGACCGTGCGCAGCATCAAGTCCTTCGCGTATACGTGATTCTTGAGGGTTCCGCTGTACACGATTTTGATCGTACCGGGAACCTTGAGCCAAACCTCGCCGAGCACGAACGCGGCCGCGATATCGGTCGATCCCATACCGGTCGCGAACGCGCCGAAGGCGCCGTAGGTGCAGGTGTGCGAATCGCCGCCGACGATTACTTCGCCCGGGGCGACCAAGCCCTCTTCGGGCAGCACGACGTGCTCGATGCCGCCGCGGCCGACGTCGAAGAAATGCTTGATCTTCTGCTCGACGGCGAAATCTTTCATCAGCTTCGCGAGCTTTGCCGATTGCGCGTCTTTGGCCGGAACGAAATGGTCCTCGACCAGCGCGATCTTGTTCGCGTCAAAGACGCGGTCGGCGCCCTTCATGCCGCGCATGACGCCGATGGCGACGGCGGCGGAAAGCTCGTTGGCGAGCACCAAATCGACGTTGGCGTTGATGATCTGCCCGGGTTCGACCCGGTCGAGGCCCGCATGGCGAGCGAGGATCTTCTGCGTAAGTGTCATGCCCATGGGGTTGGGAGTTCGCGCGCTGGCCGAGAATGTCCCCGCCATGCCTCACTACCGCCAAGACGCGCAGACGCTCGACGCCGAGGTCCTCCATTGGATCGATGCGTGGCATCGCCATGGCACACCGATGCAAGACGGCGATTTCAACGACCTCGCCCTGCGCATCTTCGCGCATCAGTTCGCGTATAACGAGCCGTACGCTCGGTACGCCGCAAGCCTCGGATTCAGCCTCGCATCGCTGCCCGCGAGCTACCACGAGATTCCCGCCGTTCCCAGCGCCGCGTTTAAAGAAGCGACGATGACGACGTTCGACCCGGCCGTTGCCGCACTAGCCTTTGAAACCAGCGGCACCACGCAGGGTATCGGCGGACGGCATTTTATGGAGTCGCGCGATCTCTACGACGCCTCGCTCCTGGCGAGCTTCGATCGCTTCATGCTCGGCGACCGATTGAAGCTGCGGTATCTCAACCTCGTACCCAACCCGGCCGACCGCCCGCAATCCTCGCTCGGCTATATGATGGGGCGAGTGAGTGCCGAGCGCGGGAACGAGCAAACGGGGTGGTATCTCCGGGGCGACGATCTGTTCTTCGATGCCTTTCTGGCCGATCTGCACGATGCGATTGCGTCACGCGAACCCGTCTGCATCGCCGCAACCGCGTTTGCGCTCGTGCACGTGATCGAAGCGATGACCGCGCGCGATCTCCGGTTGGAATTACCGCCCGGCTCCCGGGTCATGGAGACGGGGGGCTTCAAGGGACGCACGCGCGTCGTCGAGCGCGCCGAGCTCTACGCGGGTATTTGCGAACGATTCACCTTGCCCGTTGAAGCGATCGTAGCGGAATACAGCATGACCGAACTGAGTTCGCAGTACTACGATGCGCCCGCCATGCGCTCGTTGCCGACGCGGGTCAAGCTCGCTCCGCCGTGGCTGCGCGCGCGCGTGGTAGGGCCCGACGGCGCCACGCTTGCGGATGGAACGGTTGGAGCGCTCGTGCATGTCGATCTTGCCAATCGCTCGTCGTGTTTGGCGGTCGCTACCGAAGACTTGGGCGTCGCGCACGACGGCGGGTTTATCCTGATTGGGCGCGAGCACGGCGCCGCGCTGCGCGGCTGCTCGCTCGACGCCGAAGAACTGCTGCGCGCGTGACCGCCCTCTCGCACGTCCCCGTGGCCCGGATCGTCGGCGCGATCGCGGACGCGGCCGAACGCTGGGCCGACGCCGACTTCCCGGCTCGCGTTCGCGCGCAGGCACTCGTCGTGCAGCGCACCGGATACTCGTTGCCGGTGGTGGAGTATGCGCTGGATCAACTTTTTTCGTCGCTGCAACCGGCCGCCATCGTTGCGACGATCGAGCGCGAACTCGGGCAGCTCGCGGTGCTGGATGGGTATGCCTCGCAGGGCGGCGACGTTCGAGCGCGTGCGTTGCCGGCGGGGCATACGTGCATCGTTTCAAGCCGCACGACCATCGGCGTCGCGCTCTGGCCCGCGCTCTTCGCGCTCTGCGCGAAGTGCGACGTGCTCGTCAAGGACCGCGAAGACGGCTTCATTCGCGCCTTCTTCTCAACCCTCGCCGAAGAACTCGACGAGTTTGCGGGCGCCGCGCGCGCGCAGCAGTGGACCGGCGACGACGATGCGGTCGATTTGCAAGCCTTCGACGCCGTCGTTGCGTTCGGTAACGATGCGACCCTCGCCCGGATCGCCAAACAACTCTCGCCGAACGCGCGATACGTCGCCTACGGCAATAAGGCGAGCGCCGGATATATCTGCGCATCCGCGCTGTCCGACCAGCGCGCGGCCGCCGCGATCGCTGCGGGCGCCGCCCGCGATTTCGTGTTGTACGATACCGAAGGCTGCCTGTCGCTTCACATGTTGTTTATCGAACGAGGCGGAACCATCACACCGGAGGCCTTTGCTCGCATCTTGGCGGCCGAAATCGAACGCGCGACCGTTGAATTTCCGCTAGGCACGCGCGATGCCGGGGCGAGCGCCGCCGTCGCGAGCGCGCGCGACCTAGCGGCGTTTCGCGCGGCGGGCGGGAGCGGGAGCGTTTTCTCCAATCCCCAAGCGTCATTCGTGCTGCTGCTCGACCCGCCGGCCAACGAAGCGCCGCCGATGTTGCCGCGCACCCTCGCTGCCTATAGCGTCGATGGACCGCACGACGCGCAGGCATGCGTGCGAAAGCACGGCATTCCCCTTGAGGCGATTGCCGTTGCGGGAAACACGCCCGCGATCGCGCGCATGGCGCAAACGCTGGGAGCATCCCGCATCGCGCGGTTCGGCGAATTACAGCGTCCCCCGTTACTCGCATACCACGGCGGTCGTCCGCGCATCGCGGAGTTCGTGCGATGGATTACCGACGAAACTCATGAAGGAGCCGACGATGGCCGGTAGCGACGA
Above is a genomic segment from Candidatus Dormiibacterota bacterium containing:
- a CDS encoding 3-isopropylmalate dehydratase large subunit codes for the protein MGMTLTQKILARHAGLDRVEPGQIINANVDLVLANELSAAVAIGVMRGMKGADRVFDANKIALVEDHFVPAKDAQSAKLAKLMKDFAVEQKIKHFFDVGRGGIEHVVLPEEGLVAPGEVIVGGDSHTCTYGAFGAFATGMGSTDIAAAFVLGEVWLKVPGTIKIVYSGTLKNHVYAKDLMLRTVGELGIDGATYRAIEYHGSTVDALSITGRITMANMAIEAGAKNGIFHADEKTIAYVQERTDRPFMVERADNDAIYERVIAIDVDDLEPQIACPHTPDNVHPVSQVTREDIPLDQVFIGSCTNGYIEDLRVVAKILQGKRISPNVRVIVNPGSQKVWMQAAEEGILTILAAAGCAVNTPGCGACFGGHMGTLGDGERALSTTNRNYVGRMGSPKSEVYLSSPATCAASALTGIITDPRVVDAALV
- a CDS encoding 3-isopropylmalate dehydratase small subunit, which gives rise to MESTLRGHVHKFGKNVDTDVIIPGKYCNIIDPAELGKHALEGIDPEYTARMKAGDIIVADTNFGCGSSREVAPIAIKGSGTSAVIAKSFARIFYRNALNIGLPIFESSEAVDGIENGDEIELEPATGVIRNITRGTSYQAAQFPPFMQSLIDAGGLVPYVEKRLAEANR
- a CDS encoding acyl-CoA reductase, producing the protein MTALSHVPVARIVGAIADAAERWADADFPARVRAQALVVQRTGYSLPVVEYALDQLFSSLQPAAIVATIERELGQLAVLDGYASQGGDVRARALPAGHTCIVSSRTTIGVALWPALFALCAKCDVLVKDREDGFIRAFFSTLAEELDEFAGAARAQQWTGDDDAVDLQAFDAVVAFGNDATLARIAKQLSPNARYVAYGNKASAGYICASALSDQRAAAAIAAGAARDFVLYDTEGCLSLHMLFIERGGTITPEAFARILAAEIERATVEFPLGTRDAGASAAVASARDLAAFRAAGGSGSVFSNPQASFVLLLDPPANEAPPMLPRTLAAYSVDGPHDAQACVRKHGIPLEAIAVAGNTPAIARMAQTLGASRIARFGELQRPPLLAYHGGRPRIAEFVRWITDETHEGADDGR